One genomic segment of Jaculus jaculus isolate mJacJac1 chromosome 2, mJacJac1.mat.Y.cur, whole genome shotgun sequence includes these proteins:
- the Slc10a5 gene encoding sodium/bile acid cotransporter 5, translating into MIRKPFTILLLLMVTPGEARKSFLSFLNRENTEILSFVKTGETVLVRSSYRDKQPDSSFLIVLLEDPKMLQVMNVTRTASDVTVFAINLMPSQEGDTNLTIQLWDSEGRQAQLIEELTNVKVRVLRQSKDSPFHTSMNVDKYMLILILPVILLNKCAFGCKMEVQTFQTVYKRPLPVLLVAVTQFFLMPFCGFLLSQILALPEAQAFGFVVTCTCPGGGGGYLYALLLEADVTLAILITCTSTLLALIMMPVNSYIYSRTLGLSGVFHIPIFKIVSTLLFILIPVSVGMVIKRRMPEKAHFLERVIRPLSLLLMFAGSYLVFRMGAVFLEKATLEVLLLGLLVPALGLLFGYSFAKVCMLPLSVCKTIAIESGVLNSFLALAIIQLSFPQSKADLASMAPFTVAICSGCEMLLILLVSKAKKTGILIEDTQFP; encoded by the coding sequence ATGATTAGAAAACCTTTCACGATTCTGCTTTTGTTGATGGTGACTCCAGGAGAAGCTAGGAAAtcatttctcagttttctgaatAGAGAAAATACTGAAATACTGTCTTTTGTCAAGACTGGAGAAACTGTCCTTGTAAGGTCCAGTTACAGAGATAAACAGCCGGACTCCAGTTTCCTCATAGTGCTATTAGAAGATCCTAAAATGCTGCAAGTGATGAATGTGACCAGGACTGCATCAGATGTCACAGTCTTTGCCATCAACCTAATGCCCAGTCAAGAAGGGGACACAAATCTGACCATTCAGCTCTGGGATTCTGAAGGTAGGCAAGCCCAACTCATTGAAGAACTAACGAATGTGAAAGTGAGAGTGCTCAGACAAAGCAAAGATAGCCCTTTCCACACATCGATGAATGTGGATAAATACATGCTAATACTTATCTTACCAGTGATACTGTTAAATAAATGTGCCTTTGGCTGCAAGATGGAAGTCCAGACATTTCAAACAGTATACAAGAGACCTTTGCCAGTACTCCTTGTGGCAGTCACACAGTTTTTTCTCATGCCATTCTGTGGGTTTCTGTTGTCTCAGATTTTGGCATTGCCTGAGGCACAAGCTTTTGGATTTGTAGTGACCTGCACATGCCCAGGAGGGGGTGGGGGCTATCTCTATGCTCTCCTTCTAGAAGCAGATGTCACTCTGGCTATTTTGATAACTTGCACTTCAACGTTGTTGGCTCTGATAATGATGCCTGTCAACTCTTACATATATAGTAGGACCTTAGGGCTATCGGGTGTATTTCACATCCCTATTTTCAAAATTGTGTCCACACTCCTTTTCATACTTATACCAGTGTCAGTTGGGATGGTTATTAAGCGTAGGATGCCTGAAAAGGCACACTTCTTAGAGAGGGTCATTCGGCCTCTGAGCCTGCTTTTAATGTTTGCAGGGAGCTATTTGGTGTTCAGGATGGGAGCGGTGTTTCTGGAAAAAGCTACCCTAGAGGTGCTTCTTCTGGGTCTGTTGGTTCCTGCTTTGGGCTTGTTGTTTGGGTACTCCTTTGCTAAAGTCTGTATGCTGCCCCTTTCTGTTTGTAAGACTATTGCTATCGAAAGTGGGGTGCTAAACAGTTTCTTAGCCCTGGCCATTATTCAGCTCTCTTTTCCACAGTCTAAAGCTGACTTAGCTTCTATGGCTCCCTTTACAGTAGCCATTTGCTCTGGGTGTGAGATGTTACTAATCCTTCTGGTCTCCAAGGCTAAGAAGACAGGGATCCTTATAGAAGACACACAATTTCCCTGA
- the Zfand1 gene encoding AN1-type zinc finger protein 1 isoform X1, with translation MAELDIGQHCQVPHCRQRDFLPFVCDGCSGIFCLEHRSKDCHDCPEVTVLNERVKTDTHKSYSCSFKDCAEKELVAVICPYCERNFCLRHRHQSDHECEKLEIPTPRMAATQKLVKDIIDSKAGGPTSKQRKGAKKSATAAKVALMKLKMHADGDESLPQTERIYFQVYLPKGSKEKSKAMFFCHQWSIGKVIDFAASLANIRNDNNKLTAKKLRLCHVTSGETLPLDQTLQTWITKKDCPLYNGGDVILEYLHDEEQLLKDADSYLE, from the exons ATGGCGGAACTGGACATCGGGCAGCACTGCCAGGTGCCGCATTGCCGGCAGCGAG attttcttccatttgtatGTGATGGTTGTTCAGGAATATTTTG CCTTGAACACAGAAGCAAGGACTGTCATGATTGTCCTGAg GTGACTGTACTCAATGAGAGAGTGAAGACAGATACACACAAATCTTATTCATGTTCATTCAAGGACTGTGCTGAAAAAGAGCTTGTGGCAGTCATATGTCCTTACTGTGAGAGGAATTTTTGCCTAAG ACACCGTCATCAGTCCGATCATGAGTGTGAAAAACTGGAGATACCAACACCTCGGATGGCTGCCACACAGAAACTTGTCAAAGACATTATTG ACTCCAAGGCAGGAGGGCCAACAAGTAAACAACGAAAAGGTGCCAAGAAGAGTGCAACTGCCGCAAAGGTTGCCCTGATGAAGCTGAAGATGCACGCTGACGGGGATGAATCTTTGCCACAG acagaaagaatttaCTTTCAGGTTTACTTACCAAAAGGGAGCAAAGAGAAGAGCAAAGCCATGTTCTTTTGCCACCAATGGAGCATTGGAAAAGTCATAGACTTTGCAGCTTCTCTGGCCAATATCAGAAATGACAATAACAAGTTAACAGCTAAG AAGTTACGGTTATGTCACGTCACTTCAGGAGAGACCTTACCTTTGGATCAGACTTTGCAGACGTGGATCACCAAGAAGGACTGTCCTCTGTATAATGGTGGAGATGTCATTTTAGAATATCTTCATGATGAAGAGCAGTTGTTAAAAGATGCTGATTCTTATTTGGAGTAG
- the Zfand1 gene encoding AN1-type zinc finger protein 1 isoform X2, which yields MNAYFLPFVCDGCSGIFCLEHRSKDCHDCPEVTVLNERVKTDTHKSYSCSFKDCAEKELVAVICPYCERNFCLRHRHQSDHECEKLEIPTPRMAATQKLVKDIIDSKAGGPTSKQRKGAKKSATAAKVALMKLKMHADGDESLPQTERIYFQVYLPKGSKEKSKAMFFCHQWSIGKVIDFAASLANIRNDNNKLTAKKLRLCHVTSGETLPLDQTLQTWITKKDCPLYNGGDVILEYLHDEEQLLKDADSYLE from the exons ATGAACGCAT attttcttccatttgtatGTGATGGTTGTTCAGGAATATTTTG CCTTGAACACAGAAGCAAGGACTGTCATGATTGTCCTGAg GTGACTGTACTCAATGAGAGAGTGAAGACAGATACACACAAATCTTATTCATGTTCATTCAAGGACTGTGCTGAAAAAGAGCTTGTGGCAGTCATATGTCCTTACTGTGAGAGGAATTTTTGCCTAAG ACACCGTCATCAGTCCGATCATGAGTGTGAAAAACTGGAGATACCAACACCTCGGATGGCTGCCACACAGAAACTTGTCAAAGACATTATTG ACTCCAAGGCAGGAGGGCCAACAAGTAAACAACGAAAAGGTGCCAAGAAGAGTGCAACTGCCGCAAAGGTTGCCCTGATGAAGCTGAAGATGCACGCTGACGGGGATGAATCTTTGCCACAG acagaaagaatttaCTTTCAGGTTTACTTACCAAAAGGGAGCAAAGAGAAGAGCAAAGCCATGTTCTTTTGCCACCAATGGAGCATTGGAAAAGTCATAGACTTTGCAGCTTCTCTGGCCAATATCAGAAATGACAATAACAAGTTAACAGCTAAG AAGTTACGGTTATGTCACGTCACTTCAGGAGAGACCTTACCTTTGGATCAGACTTTGCAGACGTGGATCACCAAGAAGGACTGTCCTCTGTATAATGGTGGAGATGTCATTTTAGAATATCTTCATGATGAAGAGCAGTTGTTAAAAGATGCTGATTCTTATTTGGAGTAG
- the Zfand1 gene encoding AN1-type zinc finger protein 1 isoform X3, with protein sequence MSLLHRHQSDHECEKLEIPTPRMAATQKLVKDIIDSKAGGPTSKQRKGAKKSATAAKVALMKLKMHADGDESLPQTERIYFQVYLPKGSKEKSKAMFFCHQWSIGKVIDFAASLANIRNDNNKLTAKKLRLCHVTSGETLPLDQTLQTWITKKDCPLYNGGDVILEYLHDEEQLLKDADSYLE encoded by the exons ATGTCCTTACT ACACCGTCATCAGTCCGATCATGAGTGTGAAAAACTGGAGATACCAACACCTCGGATGGCTGCCACACAGAAACTTGTCAAAGACATTATTG ACTCCAAGGCAGGAGGGCCAACAAGTAAACAACGAAAAGGTGCCAAGAAGAGTGCAACTGCCGCAAAGGTTGCCCTGATGAAGCTGAAGATGCACGCTGACGGGGATGAATCTTTGCCACAG acagaaagaatttaCTTTCAGGTTTACTTACCAAAAGGGAGCAAAGAGAAGAGCAAAGCCATGTTCTTTTGCCACCAATGGAGCATTGGAAAAGTCATAGACTTTGCAGCTTCTCTGGCCAATATCAGAAATGACAATAACAAGTTAACAGCTAAG AAGTTACGGTTATGTCACGTCACTTCAGGAGAGACCTTACCTTTGGATCAGACTTTGCAGACGTGGATCACCAAGAAGGACTGTCCTCTGTATAATGGTGGAGATGTCATTTTAGAATATCTTCATGATGAAGAGCAGTTGTTAAAAGATGCTGATTCTTATTTGGAGTAG